In the genome of Fretibacterium sp. OH1220_COT-178, the window AACTTTCAACATGGAATCCATTTATCGCACCATCGGGGGACTCCTGTTCGTCTACGCCCTGCTCATCCTCGCAGACAGCCGCAATCGCTCCTCCAAGACATGGGGAGCCATTCTTTTTCTGGTCGTTTATGGCGTCACGTTCGCTTTCGGCAGCCGCATGCCCCCCGCCGTGACGGGCGCATGCGTCGTCATGATGCCGGTGCTGGCCATTCTGGGCGGTCCGACCTTCAACGGACGCAACGCCCCGCCCAACGAACAGAGGAAAAGCGATGCCAACCCTTCGTCCCGGAGGTTCCTCCTTCCCTTTCTGCTGCCCCTGGCGTCCACCCTCCTGCTTTATTGGGGCTGGGATGTGAACCCCCTCGTTGCCTTCGGCGCCAGCCATATCGTCCTTCTCGTATTCCTCATGCCCCTGATGCGGGAATCTCCCGTCGCCCTCGCCCGGGACGGACAGAGGATGTTCGAGTCCTTGGGATGGTATATCGCACTGCCCCAGTTTCTGGCTGCCCTGGGAGCGGTATTCGCGGAGGCCGGGATGGGGGACGTCGTCTTGGAGATGATCGATGCGTTCGTCACGATCGACGGCAAACTGGCTGCTGCCGCGGTTTATTGCATCGCGACGGCCTTTTTCTCCATGGTGATGGGCAACGCCTTTCCCGCCTTTCTGGTCGTCACATCTGGGGTTGGAATTCCCCTGGTCGTCCGCGGCTTCGGCGCAGACCCCGCCATCGCGGGGGTCTTCGCCATGACCTCCGGAT includes:
- a CDS encoding 5-oxoproline transporter, DUF979 family subunit — protein: MESIYRTIGGLLFVYALLILADSRNRSSKTWGAILFLVVYGVTFAFGSRMPPAVTGACVVMMPVLAILGGPTFNGRNAPPNEQRKSDANPSSRRFLLPFLLPLASTLLLYWGWDVNPLVAFGASHIVLLVFLMPLMRESPVALARDGQRMFESLGWYIALPQFLAALGAVFAEAGMGDVVLEMIDAFVTIDGKLAAAAVYCIATAFFSMVMGNAFPAFLVVTSGVGIPLVVRGFGADPAIAGVFAMTSGYCGTLMTPMAVNFNALPAERLGIRNMNEVIAAQVGTALPLLLVNIGLMYFLAF